In Halobacteriovorax marinus SJ, the following proteins share a genomic window:
- a CDS encoding extracellular catalytic domain type 1 short-chain-length polyhydroxyalkanoate depolymerase, whose protein sequence is MAQLSTHKVSTIYGSRTYKFFAAPKGAHKAKTLVAIHGCKQDAESFALGSHLIKSARERGFNLLLPEQKRTSNPYNCWNWFLALNQLRAGEPYSIIKAMDDATKRYSLDKKNFYVMGMSSGGGMSNILLNCYPERFQAGASHSGVPYASTVNPLLAKYVLKNGMDSTPYLTALKGRICSSQYNGGISSLIIQGSEDEVVAPLNLDDISEQFIIYNKLSSIELTQSTREVLREDGYSYSEHSWKNNEKNVEVKSILINSLGHEWSGGNEEFPYNQEKGPSATKLILDFFKL, encoded by the coding sequence TTGGCCCAATTAAGTACTCATAAAGTTTCTACCATCTATGGTTCAAGAACTTATAAATTCTTTGCTGCACCTAAAGGTGCTCACAAAGCGAAGACTCTTGTCGCAATTCATGGTTGCAAACAAGACGCAGAGAGTTTTGCACTCGGCTCTCACCTTATTAAATCAGCTAGAGAGAGAGGTTTTAATCTTCTACTCCCAGAGCAAAAGAGAACTTCTAATCCATATAATTGCTGGAATTGGTTTCTCGCTTTAAATCAACTAAGAGCAGGAGAGCCCTACTCTATTATCAAAGCGATGGATGACGCCACAAAGAGATATAGTCTCGATAAAAAGAACTTCTATGTCATGGGTATGAGCTCTGGTGGCGGGATGAGCAATATACTTCTAAATTGCTACCCTGAAAGATTTCAAGCGGGCGCGAGTCACTCAGGTGTTCCCTACGCGTCGACAGTTAATCCACTACTTGCAAAGTACGTCTTAAAAAATGGTATGGATTCAACACCATATTTAACAGCCCTTAAGGGAAGAATTTGTAGTTCACAATATAACGGAGGAATTTCTTCTCTCATCATTCAAGGTAGCGAAGATGAAGTTGTTGCCCCTCTAAATCTAGATGATATTAGTGAACAATTTATTATCTATAACAAACTCTCTTCAATTGAACTCACTCAGAGTACAAGAGAAGTTCTAAGAGAAGATGGGTACTCTTATTCTGAGCATTCTTGGAAAAATAATGAGAAGAATGTGGAAGTTAAATCTATTCTTATTAATTCTCTAGGGCATGAATGGTCAGGGGGAAATGAAGAATTCCCATATAATCAAGAGAAAGGTCCATCCGCGACCAAATTAATCCTAGATTTCTTTAAGCTTTAA